GAAACCAAGGACATCCCCGGGGACGTGAAGATTCTCGACATTCATCGTTTGGACGTACCAGGCCTCGCCGAAGCGCGGCAACTGGTCGTGGCGACGCGCGCCTCATGACGCGCGTCATCGCCGTGGCCAACCAGAAGGGCGGGGTCGGCAAGACCACGTCGTCGGTCAATCTCGCCGCTTCGCTGGGCTCCATGGGCCGCCGCGTGCTGCTGGTCGATCTGGACGCGCAGGGCAATGCGACGATGGGCGTGGGCGTCGACAAGAGCGAGGTCGAACTGACGGCGCGCGATCTGCTGCTGGAAAAGGCCACGCCGCTGGAAACCGTGATTCCGCTGCCGGAACTCGGCATCAGCCTGATCCCGGCCAATGGCGACATGACCGAAGCCGAAATCAAGCTGCGTGAGCTGCCGCTGGGCGACTTCGCGCTCAAGAGTGCGCTCGCCGAATTGGCCGAGGCCTTCGACTACATCATTCTCGACTGTCCGCCGGCGCTGTCCAAGCTCACCGTCAATGCCCTGGTCGCGGCCGACGGTGTGCTGGTGCCGATGCAGTGCGAGTACTACGCGCTCGAAGGGCTCAGCGCGCTGATGGACACCGTCCACAAGATCCGCAAGGTCATCAATCCGAATCTCGAAATCGAGGGTCTGCTGAGAACGATGTTCGACCCGCGCAACAATCTCGCCAACGATGTCTCCGCCCAGCTCGTCCAGCATTTCGGCGACAAGGTCTACCGCACCATCGTGCCGCGCAACATCCGTCTGGCGGAGGCCCCCAGCCATGGCCTGCCGGCGATGATCTACGACGCCAGCTCCTCCGGAGCGCGCGCCTATCTGGCGCTGGCCGGCGAGATGATGCGCCGCCACGACGGCGGCCAGATGCGACTCGGAGGGACGCTCTGATGGCGGTCAAGAAGCGCGGGCTGGGCCGTGGCCTCGATGCGCTGCTGAGCAGCGGCAACCCGTCGGAAGCGCAATCCGGTGACGAGCTGCGCGACCTGCCGGTGACCCAGCTCGAATCCGGCAAGCACCAGCCGCGCCGCCATTTCGATACCGAGGCGCTGGAGGCGCTGGCGGCTTCGATCAAGGCGCAGGGTGTGGTGCAGCCGATCGTGGTGCGTCCGATCGGCCCCAGCCGCTACGAGATCGTCGCCGGCGAGCGGCGCTGGCGCGCGGCCAAGCTGGCCGGGATGGCCACGGTGCCGGCTGTGATCCGTGAGCTCGACGAACTGTCGGCGATGGCGGTGGCGCTGGTCGAGAATATCCAGCGCGCCGACCTCAACGTGCTCGAAGAAGCGGCCGCGCTGCGCCGCCTGATCGACGAATGCGGGCTCACGCACGAACAGTGCGCGGTGGCGGTCGGCAAGTCGCGGGTTTCGGTGAGCAATCTGCTGCGGCTGTTCGATCTGCCGGAAGAAATTCAGGAACTGGTGCGCGAGAGCAAGCTCAGCTTCGGTCATGCGCGGGCATTGCTTGGTGCAGAGCCGGAAAACCAGGTGGAACTGGCGCGCACGGTGGTCGAAAAAGGCCTGTCCGTGCGTCAGACCGAGGCGCTGGCGGCCGCCGATCCGGCACCGCCGAAGCGGCCGATGCCGAGCCCGATGTTGGCGCTGGAAAACGAGCTTGGCGCCAAGCTCGGCACCAAGGTGCAGATTCGCCAGACGCACGGCGGCAAGGGCCGGCTCACCATCGGCTTCCGCGACCTGGGCGATCTGGACCGGATTCTGAAGTCCATCGGCTGAGTCCGCCACGCACGGAACGGTTCATGCGCCCGTGCTAGCGTGAGCGTGTAGTCCAATACGGAACACGCATGACTGGCCGAACCGCACTTGTCACAGGCGCCTCCAGCGGCATCGGCGAGGAATTCGCCCGCCGGCTCGCGGCCGACAACTACGACCTCATCCTTGTGGCCCGCTCGCGGGAAAAGCTGTTGGCGCTGGCCGAGCATTTGCGCGAGCGGCATGGCCGCCGCATCGAGGTGATCGCGGCCGATCTGACGCAGCCGCGACCGGGACGGCGCATCGCCGATTCGGTGGAAGCGCTCGGCATGCATGTGGACCTGCTGATCAACAATGCCGGTTTTGGTCACCTTGGAGCCTTCGATGCGCAGGAAGCCGGCCGCCCGTACGACATGGTGCAGCTCAACTGCGCAGCGGTGGTCGATCTGGTGGAGGCCTTCCTGCCACCGATGCTGGCTGTTGGTCGCGGCGGGATCGTCAATGTGGCGTCCTTGGCGGCCTTTCAGCCGATGCCGCGCATGAGCGTGTATTCGGCCACCAAGGCGTTCGTGTTGAATTTCTCGCTCGGTTTGTGGGCGGAATACAAAAAGCGCGGCATTCGGGTGGTTTGCGTGTGCCCGGGGCCGGTCGACACCCCGTTTTTTGAAACCTCCGGCGCGGGCACGATGCGCGAATACCTGCCGCGTTTCGCCGTGGCCTCGGCCAATCGCGTGGTGGACGACGCACTGCGCGGTCTCGAGCGGGCGCGCCCGGTGGTGCTGCCGAGGCAGTCGTCCAAGTGGCTTGCGGCCGGCAGCCGCCTGCTGCCCCAGACGTTCATTGCGCGATTCCTCGACCGCGCGCTGGACCGCTGAGCGAGTCGTTGACCCGGCAGCAATGATGCAGTGCGAAAAAATCAGTTTTGTTCGGGCGGTCGACTAGGACATCAGTATCGTTGACCCGGTTCCCGGGCTTGAGTAAACTCCTGCGCCGCGCTCGGGGTTGTCCTCGAGCATTTTTATGGACTGAAGGATGCCGCCAGACGCGCAAGCCGCGCCGGCCGTTCCGCCAAGGCGGAGCGAATCAGGGGTGGCATCGCAAACGGCGGGGCACACGATGGGCAGAGTGCCGGCCCGCCTCTTAATTTGGCAGGTTCTGATCAGTGGTACCGCGGGCGCTGTATGGACAGCGGCCGCGTCTGCGCACGAGGGCCTTGCGGCGCTCTGCGGCGGAATGATCGGAGTGGTCAGCAACGGTTTTTTTGCGGCACGCGTGTTTCTGCGCGGCCGTGGTGATGCGCCGCATATGTTGCGCAATTTCGTGGTCGCCCAGGCGATCAAGCTGGCGCTGGTGATGGCGATGTTCGTGTTCGCGATCCGTTACTTCGCAGATGTGTTTCTGCCGGTGATCGCGACTTACGGGCTGACTGGATTGGTATTTTTGTGGGCGCTGCGCTGGCGGGATTGAGCGGCGCACACCCGAACGAAGGCAGGGCGAGGCTAGGGATCGATGGCAGTTGAAGAGCAGGGGCATTCGTCTTCCGAATACATCACCCATCACCTGACGCATTGGCAGGTCGGTGAGGGATTCTGGACGTTCAATATCGACACGATCCTGTTTTCGGTCGTGCTCGGTGTGCTGTTCCTGTTCTTCTTCCGTCGTGCGGCTGCCACGGCGTCGGAAGGTGTGCCCACCGGCCTGCAGAATTTCTGCGAGTTGCTGGTCGAATTCGTCGAAAACGCGGTGAAGGAGTCATTTCCGGGTGAGTCGCGTCTGGTTGTGCCGCTGGCGCTGACCGTGTTCGTCTGGACTTTCCTTTGGAATTTCATGGACTTGATTCCGGTCGACCTGTTGCCGTCGATCTTCCACGCGGGCGGTGCGCAGTATCTGCGCGTGGTGCCGGCGGCCGACATGAGCGCGACTTTCGCACTGTCGATCTCGGTGTTCTTCCTGATCATCATCTACAGCGTGATGGGCAAGGGTGTCGGCGGCTACTTCAAGGAGTTTCTGACGCACCCGTTCGGGCCCTGGTTGATGCCGTTCAACCTGATCATCAATTTCGTCGAGCTGCTCGCCAAGCCCTTGTCACTGGCGCTGCGATTGTTCGGCAACCTCTACGCCGGCGAGCTGATCTTCATCCTGATCGCGCTGTTCACGCTGAGCGAGAGCATCGGGCACTACGTCACCAGTTTCAGCGGCTGGGCGGCGATTCTGGGCCAGGGCGTGCTGCAGTTCGCCTGGGCCGTGTTCCACCTGCTGGTGGTTCCGCTGCAGGCGTTCATCTTCATGACGCTGACCATCGTTTACCTCGGCATGGCCTATCAAAGCCATGACGATGAGCATCACTGAATTTCGTAGAACAGTTCTAAAACAGTTTGTTTAAGCGGTTTATTCAACCAATCCGTTCCACATCAGTAAGAGACTGACCCCGGAGAGCACAATGGAACTCATCATCGGCAACACCGCCCTCGCCATCGGCTTCATTTTCGGCCTCGCCGCGCTGGGCACCGGCATCGGCTTCGGCCTGCTTGGCGGCAAGTTTCTGGAAGGCGCTGCGCGTCAGCCGGAAATGGCGGGCATGCTGCAGACCCGAATGTTCATCATCGCCGGCCTGCTTGACGCTGTCGCGATCATCGGTGTGGCCATGGCGCTGCTGATGCTGTTCGCGAACCCGCTGATCGGCCAGATGCCCCAAGGCTGATCCCGTCGGCTAAGAACGTCCCAACAGTCATTGGCCAAAGCAACGAGGTGAGCCATGGGCATTAATGCCACCCTGATCGTCCAAGTCATCACGTTCGCGCTGTTCGTGTGGTTCACGATGAAGTTCGTGTGGCCGCCGATCACGCAGGCGATGAAGGCACGCCAGGCGCGCATCGCCAGTGGTCTTGCCGCTGCGGACAAGGGCGAGAAGGCGCTGGAAGAGGCCGCGACCCAGGCCGAGCTCGAACTCAAGGCGGCCCGCACGCAGGCGCAGGAGATTCTCTCCAACGCGTCCAAGCAGGCCTCCAAGATCGTCGAGGATGCCCGCGAAACCGCACGGTCCGAAGCGGATCGCATCAAGGCTGCCGGTCACGACGAGGTCGAGCGTGAACTCGCATCGGCCCGCGAGGCCCTGCGCAAGCAGGTCGGCGAGCTGGCGGTACTCGGTGCCGCGCGGATCCTCAAGCGTGAGCTCGATACCCAGGCGCATGCCGAAGTCATCGACGCGCTGGCGGCGCAGATCTGATCATGGCCGAGCAGAGCACGATGGCGCGGCCCTACGCCAAGGCGGTCTTCGAGATCGCCCAGGCCGAGGGTTCGCTGGATCAGTGGGCGACCACCCTGGATTCGCTGGCGCAGGCCATGGCGATGCCGGAACTGAGCGCGGCTGTCGGGCACCCTTCCCTGAAGCGGGCGCAGCAGGCGGATCTGCTGGTCTCGATCTTCAAGGGCGGACTCTCGGCGCAGGAAGCCAATCTGGTCCGCTTGCTGGCGGAGAACGGTCGTCTGTCGCTGTTGCCGCAGGTCGCGCAGCAGTATGACGCGCTCAAGGATGAGTCCGAGCGTCGCGTCGAAGTCGAGATCACCACCGCGGTACCGGTCGAGGCGTCGCAGCAGTCCGCGTTGACGACCGCGATCGGCAAGCGTTTGTCCCGCGAACTCGAAGTGAGCTGGGCCACCGATGAAAGCCTGATTGCCGGCGCGCGTATCCGCACCGGTGACATGGTGATCGACGGTTCCTTCGCCGGCGAGTTGTCGCGTTTGCAGTCCGCCTTGACGGGCTGACACCCAAGAATTTTTCGAGGATTCGTTCCATGCAACTCAATCCTTCCGAGATCAGTGATCTGATCAAGGCGCGCATCCAGAACTTCGATGCCGAAACCGAGGCCCGAAACACCGGCACCATCGTGTCGCTGCAGGACGGCATCACCCGTATCCACGGTCTGTCCGACGCGGTGCTCGGTGAAATGCTCGAATTCCCGGGCCAGGGTGGTGAATCCACCTTCGGTCTGGCGCTGAACCTGGAGCGTGACTCCGTCGGCGCCGTGATCCTCGGCGACTACAAGCACCTCAAGGAAGGCGACACGGTCAAGACGACCGGCCGCATTCTGGAAGTGCCGGTCGGCGAAGGTCTGCTCGGTCGCGTCGTCGATTCGCTCGGCAACCCGATCGACGGCAAGGGCGAGATCAAGGCCGCCGGCACCTCGCCGATCGAGAAGATCGCGCCGGGCGTGATCGCGCGTGAAGGCGTCAACCAGCCGGTGCAGACCGGTTACAAGGCGATCGACTCCATGGTTCCGGTCGGCCGCGGTCAGCGCGAGCTGATCATCGGCGACCGCCAGACCGGCAAGACCGCGCTGGCGATCGACGCGATCATCAATCAGAAGTCTTCGGGCATCAAGTGCGTCTACGTCGCGATCGGCCAGAAGGCCAGCTCCATCGCCAACGTGGTGCGCAAGCTCGAAGAGCACGACGCGATGGCGCACACCATCATCGTCGCCGCCTCCGCGTCGGAAGCCGCCGCCCTGCAGTACATCGCGCCGTACTCCGGCTGCTCGATGGGCGAATACTTCCGTGACCGCGGTGAAGATGCGCTGATCATCTACGACGATCTGTCGAAGCAGGCCGTGGCCTATCGTCAGGTGTCGCTGCTGCTGAAGCGTCCGCCGGGTCGTGAAGCCTATCCGGGCGACGTGTTCTATCTCCATTCCCGTTTGCTGGAGCGTGCCGCGCGCGTCAACGCCGAGTACGTGGAGCAGATGACCAATGGCGAAGTGAAGGGCAAGACCGGTTCGCTGACGGCGCTGCCGATCATCGAAACCCAGGCCGGTGACGTCTCGGCCTTCGTTCCGACCAACGTGATTTCGATCACCGATGGTCAGATCTTCCTCGAAACCGATCTGTTCAACGCCGGTATCCGTCCGGCCATGAACGCCGGTGTCTCGGTGTCGCGCGTCGGCGGTTCGGCGCAGACCAAGGTCGTCAAGAAGCTCGGCGGCGGTGTTCGTCTGGCGCTGGCGCAGTACCGCGAACTCGCGGCCTTCGCGCAGTTCGCCTCCGATCTGGATGCCGCCACGCGCGCCCAGCTGGAGCGCGGTCAACGCGTCACCGAGCTGATGAAGCAGAAGCAGTACGCGCCGCTGCCGGTGTCGAAGATGGCCGCCTCGCTGTACGCCGTCGAAAAGGGTTTCCTCGACAAGGTCGCGGTCGACAAGATTCTGGTCTGGGAAGCCGGTCTGCACCAGTTCCTTGCCAGCGAGCATGCCGAGTTGATGGCCAAGCTCGACGAGAAGGGTGACTGGAACGGCGATCTCGAAGCGGCACTGAAGTCGGCGATGGAAGCCTACGTCAAGCAGTCGGCGATCTGATGATCGCCGGTGCGGCGCCAGGGGTGAGGCTTGAGGCGCAAAAGCGTCTTCGGCCCCAGTGCCTGGAGATCGATATGAATACTCAACCAGCCAACAAGCGCATGAGTCGCGGCAAGGCAGACGCCTCACGCCTCACGCCTCAGGCCTAACGAGCAAAGCAATGGCAAACGCGAAGGAAATCCGCGGCAAGATCAAGAGCGTGAAGAACACGCAGAAGATCACGCGCGCGATGGAAAAGGTCGCGATGTCGAAGATGCGCAAGGCGCAGGAACGCATGTCGGCCGCGCGTCCGTATTCGGAGCGCATCCGCCGTACGATCGGGCATCTCGCGCACGCGAACCCCGAGTACAAGCATCCGTTCATGCTGGACCGCAAGGTCAAGCGCGTCGCGATTCTGGTGGTCAGCACCGACCGTGGTCTGTGTGGCGGTCTCAACGTCAACACCTTCCGCCAGGTGGTGCGCGCCCTGCGCGACTACAAGGAACAGAACGTCGATTGCGAGCTGTCGGTGATCGGCACCAAGGGCGTGTCGTTCTTCAAGCGCTTCGGCGCCAAGCTGAGCGCGCAGGCCACGCATCTGGGTGACCGTCCGCATCTCGAGGATCTGTTGGGCACGATCAAGGTGCTCACCGATGCCTACCGCGACGGTGAAGTGGATCGTGTGTTCATCGCGTCCGCCGCGTTCGTCAACACGATGTCGCAGAAGGCCGATCTGGTGCAGTTGCTGCCGGTGCAGCCGGTGGATGACACCGAGAATCTGCTCGACAACTGGGACTACATCTACGAGCCCGAATCCAGCGAACTGCTCGACACGGTGCTGCAGCGTTACGTGGAGTCACAGGTGTATCAGGGCGTGATCGAGAACGTGGCCTGCGAGCAGAGCGCACGCATGGTGGCGATGAAGGCGGCGACCGACAACGCCGGCAAGATCATCAGTCAGTTGGAACTCGCCTACAACAAGGCCCGCCAGGCCAGCATCACCAAGGAGCTGGCGGAAATCGTCGGCGGCGCGGCGGCGGTCTGAGGCAAATGAATCTTCTGCATCGGCCTTCGGACGGATGCGGGAAACGGCTTAACCAGCAAGGGTTATAGAAATGAGCACGGGCAAGATTGTTCAGGTCATCGGCGCCGTCATCGACGTGGAATTCCCGCGTGACGCGATCCCCAATATCTACGACGCGCTGACTGTCGACGGAACCGGCCTCACGGTCGAGGTCCAGCAGCAGATGGGCGACGGTGTCGTCCGCTGCATCGCCATGGGCGCCTCCGAAGGCATCAAGCGCGGCCTGGCCGTGAGCAACACCGGTGCACCGATCTCGGTGCCGGTGGGCAAGGCAACCCTGGGCCGCATCATGAACGTGCTCGGCGAGCCGATCGACGAAGTCGGTCCGGTCGAATCCGAGGAGCGTTGGGCGATCCACCGCGACGCGCCGAGCTACGAGGACCAGTCCGGTTCCACCGAACTGCTCGAAACCGGCATCAAGGTCATCGATCTGCTGTGTCCGTTCGCCAAGGGCGGCAAGGTCGGCCTGTTCGGTGGTGCCGGCGTCGGCAAGACCGTCAACATGCTCGAGCTGATCAACAACATCGCCAAGGCGCACAGCGGCTTGTCGGTGTTCGCCGGCGTCGGTGAGCGTACCCGCGAAGGCAACGACTTCTATCACGAAATGTCGGATGCCAAGGTCATCGTGCAGGACAACCTGCCGGAGTCCAAGGTCGCAATGGTCTACGGCCAGATGAACGAGCCGCCGGGCAACCGTCTGCGCGTGGCGCTGTCCGGCCTGACCATGGCCGAGTATTTCCGCGACGAAGGCCGCGACGTGCTGTTCTTCGTCGACAACATCTATCGCTATACCCTGGCCGGCACCGAAGTGTCCGCGCTGCTCGGCCGCATGCCGTCGGCGGTGGGCTATCAGCCGACGCTGGCCGAGGAAATGGGCGTGCTGCAGGAGCGCATCACCTCCACCAAGAAGGGTTCCATCACTTCGATCCAGGCCGTCTACGTGCCGGCCGATGACTTGACCGATCCTTCGCCGGCGACCACCTTCGCGCATCTGGATTCCACCGTGACGCTGTCGCGTGAAATCGCCTCGCTGGGCATCTATCCCGCGGTCGATCCGCTGGACTCCACCAGCCGCCAGCTGGACCCGGACGTGATCGGCGACGAGCACTACCAGACCGCGCGTGACGTGCAGGGTGTGCTGCAACGCTACAAGGAACTGCGCGACATCATCGCGATTCTGGGCATGGACGAACTGTCCGAAGACGACAAGCAGGCCGTGGCCCGCGCGCGCAAGATTCAGCGCTTCCTGTCGCAGCCGTTCCATGTGGCCGAAGTCTTCACCG
The DNA window shown above is from Gammaproteobacteria bacterium and carries:
- a CDS encoding ParA family protein, translating into MTRVIAVANQKGGVGKTTSSVNLAASLGSMGRRVLLVDLDAQGNATMGVGVDKSEVELTARDLLLEKATPLETVIPLPELGISLIPANGDMTEAEIKLRELPLGDFALKSALAELAEAFDYIILDCPPALSKLTVNALVAADGVLVPMQCEYYALEGLSALMDTVHKIRKVINPNLEIEGLLRTMFDPRNNLANDVSAQLVQHFGDKVYRTIVPRNIRLAEAPSHGLPAMIYDASSSGARAYLALAGEMMRRHDGGQMRLGGTL
- a CDS encoding ParB/RepB/Spo0J family partition protein translates to MAVKKRGLGRGLDALLSSGNPSEAQSGDELRDLPVTQLESGKHQPRRHFDTEALEALAASIKAQGVVQPIVVRPIGPSRYEIVAGERRWRAAKLAGMATVPAVIRELDELSAMAVALVENIQRADLNVLEEAAALRRLIDECGLTHEQCAVAVGKSRVSVSNLLRLFDLPEEIQELVRESKLSFGHARALLGAEPENQVELARTVVEKGLSVRQTEALAAADPAPPKRPMPSPMLALENELGAKLGTKVQIRQTHGGKGRLTIGFRDLGDLDRILKSIG
- a CDS encoding SDR family oxidoreductase, which translates into the protein MTGRTALVTGASSGIGEEFARRLAADNYDLILVARSREKLLALAEHLRERHGRRIEVIAADLTQPRPGRRIADSVEALGMHVDLLINNAGFGHLGAFDAQEAGRPYDMVQLNCAAVVDLVEAFLPPMLAVGRGGIVNVASLAAFQPMPRMSVYSATKAFVLNFSLGLWAEYKKRGIRVVCVCPGPVDTPFFETSGAGTMREYLPRFAVASANRVVDDALRGLERARPVVLPRQSSKWLAAGSRLLPQTFIARFLDRALDR
- a CDS encoding ATP synthase subunit I, producing MPPDAQAAPAVPPRRSESGVASQTAGHTMGRVPARLLIWQVLISGTAGAVWTAAASAHEGLAALCGGMIGVVSNGFFAARVFLRGRGDAPHMLRNFVVAQAIKLALVMAMFVFAIRYFADVFLPVIATYGLTGLVFLWALRWRD
- the atpB gene encoding F0F1 ATP synthase subunit A; protein product: MAVEEQGHSSSEYITHHLTHWQVGEGFWTFNIDTILFSVVLGVLFLFFFRRAAATASEGVPTGLQNFCELLVEFVENAVKESFPGESRLVVPLALTVFVWTFLWNFMDLIPVDLLPSIFHAGGAQYLRVVPAADMSATFALSISVFFLIIIYSVMGKGVGGYFKEFLTHPFGPWLMPFNLIINFVELLAKPLSLALRLFGNLYAGELIFILIALFTLSESIGHYVTSFSGWAAILGQGVLQFAWAVFHLLVVPLQAFIFMTLTIVYLGMAYQSHDDEHH
- the atpE gene encoding F0F1 ATP synthase subunit C, encoding MELIIGNTALAIGFIFGLAALGTGIGFGLLGGKFLEGAARQPEMAGMLQTRMFIIAGLLDAVAIIGVAMALLMLFANPLIGQMPQG
- a CDS encoding F0F1 ATP synthase subunit B, with the translated sequence MGINATLIVQVITFALFVWFTMKFVWPPITQAMKARQARIASGLAAADKGEKALEEAATQAELELKAARTQAQEILSNASKQASKIVEDARETARSEADRIKAAGHDEVERELASAREALRKQVGELAVLGAARILKRELDTQAHAEVIDALAAQI
- a CDS encoding F0F1 ATP synthase subunit delta, whose translation is MAEQSTMARPYAKAVFEIAQAEGSLDQWATTLDSLAQAMAMPELSAAVGHPSLKRAQQADLLVSIFKGGLSAQEANLVRLLAENGRLSLLPQVAQQYDALKDESERRVEVEITTAVPVEASQQSALTTAIGKRLSRELEVSWATDESLIAGARIRTGDMVIDGSFAGELSRLQSALTG
- the atpA gene encoding F0F1 ATP synthase subunit alpha is translated as MQLNPSEISDLIKARIQNFDAETEARNTGTIVSLQDGITRIHGLSDAVLGEMLEFPGQGGESTFGLALNLERDSVGAVILGDYKHLKEGDTVKTTGRILEVPVGEGLLGRVVDSLGNPIDGKGEIKAAGTSPIEKIAPGVIAREGVNQPVQTGYKAIDSMVPVGRGQRELIIGDRQTGKTALAIDAIINQKSSGIKCVYVAIGQKASSIANVVRKLEEHDAMAHTIIVAASASEAAALQYIAPYSGCSMGEYFRDRGEDALIIYDDLSKQAVAYRQVSLLLKRPPGREAYPGDVFYLHSRLLERAARVNAEYVEQMTNGEVKGKTGSLTALPIIETQAGDVSAFVPTNVISITDGQIFLETDLFNAGIRPAMNAGVSVSRVGGSAQTKVVKKLGGGVRLALAQYRELAAFAQFASDLDAATRAQLERGQRVTELMKQKQYAPLPVSKMAASLYAVEKGFLDKVAVDKILVWEAGLHQFLASEHAELMAKLDEKGDWNGDLEAALKSAMEAYVKQSAI
- the atpG gene encoding F0F1 ATP synthase subunit gamma, which produces MANAKEIRGKIKSVKNTQKITRAMEKVAMSKMRKAQERMSAARPYSERIRRTIGHLAHANPEYKHPFMLDRKVKRVAILVVSTDRGLCGGLNVNTFRQVVRALRDYKEQNVDCELSVIGTKGVSFFKRFGAKLSAQATHLGDRPHLEDLLGTIKVLTDAYRDGEVDRVFIASAAFVNTMSQKADLVQLLPVQPVDDTENLLDNWDYIYEPESSELLDTVLQRYVESQVYQGVIENVACEQSARMVAMKAATDNAGKIISQLELAYNKARQASITKELAEIVGGAAAV
- the atpD gene encoding F0F1 ATP synthase subunit beta: MSTGKIVQVIGAVIDVEFPRDAIPNIYDALTVDGTGLTVEVQQQMGDGVVRCIAMGASEGIKRGLAVSNTGAPISVPVGKATLGRIMNVLGEPIDEVGPVESEERWAIHRDAPSYEDQSGSTELLETGIKVIDLLCPFAKGGKVGLFGGAGVGKTVNMLELINNIAKAHSGLSVFAGVGERTREGNDFYHEMSDAKVIVQDNLPESKVAMVYGQMNEPPGNRLRVALSGLTMAEYFRDEGRDVLFFVDNIYRYTLAGTEVSALLGRMPSAVGYQPTLAEEMGVLQERITSTKKGSITSIQAVYVPADDLTDPSPATTFAHLDSTVTLSREIASLGIYPAVDPLDSTSRQLDPDVIGDEHYQTARDVQGVLQRYKELRDIIAILGMDELSEDDKQAVARARKIQRFLSQPFHVAEVFTGAPGKYVSLKETIRGFRGIVDGEYDHLPEQAFYMVGTIDEAVEKAKNI